From a single Adhaeribacter swui genomic region:
- a CDS encoding flavoprotein: MLRHKKIILGVCGSIAAYKAALLTRLLIKAEAEVQVILTASASSFITPLTLATLSKRPVFSNFIKDESTGEWTNHVALGLWADALVIAPASANTIAKSANGFCDNLLSATYLSARCPVFFAPAMDLDMYAHPAVQNNLAKLRSYGNIIIDATHGELASGLEGQGRLAEPEEIVAVLQKHFEVSAFA; encoded by the coding sequence ATGCTGCGGCACAAAAAAATTATTTTAGGAGTTTGCGGTAGTATTGCAGCCTATAAAGCGGCACTACTCACCCGTTTATTAATAAAAGCAGAAGCCGAAGTACAGGTAATACTCACGGCTTCTGCTTCTTCTTTTATTACGCCTTTAACCTTGGCTACGCTTTCTAAACGCCCGGTATTTTCTAATTTTATAAAAGACGAATCCACCGGTGAATGGACAAACCATGTAGCTTTGGGCTTATGGGCCGATGCCTTGGTAATAGCCCCGGCCAGCGCCAACACCATTGCCAAATCCGCCAACGGCTTTTGTGATAATCTGCTTTCGGCTACTTATTTATCGGCGCGTTGTCCGGTATTTTTTGCGCCCGCCATGGATTTAGATATGTACGCGCACCCGGCCGTCCAAAACAATCTGGCTAAGTTGCGCTCCTACGGCAACATAATTATTGATGCTACCCACGGCGAGTTAGCCAGTGGTTTAGAAGGACAAGGCCGGCTGGCTGAACCCGAAGAAATTGTAGCTGTTCTCCAA